The following are encoded in a window of Roseimaritima ulvae genomic DNA:
- the rplT gene encoding 50S ribosomal protein L20 yields the protein MRTTKGAARRQSKKRLFKRAKGYVGGRGTLTRSVKETLLRSGAYAYRDRRVRKREFRKLWIIRINAAVRQRGMRYSEFIHGLNKANIELDRKTLSEMAINDPAGFDAVVDQVKAALAA from the coding sequence ATGCGTACGACCAAGGGAGCCGCACGGCGGCAATCCAAGAAACGTCTGTTTAAACGGGCCAAAGGTTATGTGGGCGGTCGCGGCACGCTGACGCGGTCTGTCAAAGAAACGCTACTGCGTTCGGGCGCTTACGCCTACCGTGACCGTCGCGTTCGCAAGCGTGAGTTCCGCAAACTGTGGATCATCCGTATCAACGCCGCCGTTCGCCAACGCGGCATGCGTTACAGCGAATTCATCCACGGCCTGAACAAAGCCAACATTGAGCTGGACCGTAAGACGCTGTCGGAAATGGCGATCAACGATCCGGCTGGCTTCGACGCCGTCGTGGACCAGGTCAAAGCCGCACTCGCTGCGTAG
- the rpmI gene encoding 50S ribosomal protein L35, with product MASKGKTKMKTHKGTKKRFRLSAKGKAMHRSSGTSHLAGRMSQKRKRNLRGTTAVDSCMEPTIKAALGKYSS from the coding sequence ATGGCTAGTAAAGGCAAAACGAAGATGAAGACCCACAAGGGAACCAAAAAACGGTTCCGCTTGTCGGCCAAGGGTAAGGCGATGCACCGCAGCAGCGGTACCAGCCACCTGGCGGGTCGGATGTCGCAGAAACGCAAGCGCAACCTGCGTGGTACCACGGCAGTCGATTCCTGCATGGAGCCGACCATCAAGGCGGCTCTGGGCAAGTACAGCAGCTAG